In Oryzias melastigma strain HK-1 linkage group LG14, ASM292280v2, whole genome shotgun sequence, the DNA window CATTCTTTAACCATTCAAAGTCGCTGTATCTTCTCCTAACACAGGAATCCTTCAATTTGAAAATGGGAAGGTTTGTCTacatagaaaaagaaacaaattaggTTATTCATTTTGGTAAAAGTCAACGGTTTACCAGTTAAAGTGGTGATGAAAGTTACTATGAGAACAGAGGAAGTTTAATGTAAGAATTTGCAAAACACAAGTAATGCCAAACAGAGTATCCTGTACATTTATATGTAATGCTGATATgtatattattttaacagttgactGGAAATCTATGGAATTTtagaaaaagcataaaagatAATGTTCACAAGTGCTAATCTCAGctataaacaatgttttattaaagccccattccaatgaaaatcatgttttaaacatgtttttgtggcattttactcACAACTTGTAGATAAGTAGATCCACTACACAAATGCTATATTAATCGTTGCTGAATCTgtctggaacttttttttttgttacatacaggacaaaaaaataaaaaaatatacacgtGTTCTTCCAAATAATGCATAAAAGGTTGCTGTTCAACTAACTCACTCAGAGATACATGTCCCTCCATTTATTATTGGGTTAGGGACACAGATTCTGGTTTGAGCAGACAACAATGAACTTTTCTATAGCAGAAACGGACGCAGGgacatttagcatgtttttgtcccaTGATTGTTTGCTGTaaatttcacaaaacaaaacttaaatgtaAGAATTCTGCATTTTCTATTCAAACTTTCTCTTCATTAGTCAATAGTTTTGATCCAAaactatctaaaaaaaaaaaaaaagttcaacttcCATTGAAACTTAAAGTACTGAATCAACAGTTGTTGCAGTGTAATTCTACAAGCCAAACCTTGTTGGTATTGAAGTTAAGAAACTAAACAGCGCTGACAACactattttttaagacaaaaaaagacaagtctGGTAAAGTGCAGTTTTGTAACGACCATGTCCATCCTGTGTCCGCTTCCTGAAAATGTCTTGGGAATGTGCAGTGTTAGCGATTTCAGCATCTCCCTTTTACAAGCTAAACAGTTTCAGAGGAATAAATCTACAACCAGTACTGCTCTGGGTAGCTAATAAACTACATGGTACTACTATGAcctaaaaaaagtacaattgcTCTTGAACACAGGAttagagttgtttttttagttaccCACTTGTTGAAAGAATACATATAGTTAGCTatttaaattaagaatattTAACATAGCTATGAAACGTTGCTGGAATAATTATAAATTAACCAATATCATAATTGGTTAGATTTGATTAGCTTTTTCTAACCTTGTGCGACTTAAACATTTTGTATGAATTTAAATCAACTGAAGCAGTATTTAGTTGAGTATATTTTCGTCCAACTCAAATGTTCAAGAAACTTCTACGGGTAAATAGCACAGGTAGCAACATCAAACAgctaacaaaataataataataataataataataataataaataactaGGCCGTCTTTAATCCCCGCGACTCGAGTCCTACTTCTGCGGCCTCTGAAGCGACTCGAGGGGGCTACCGTACACGTCACAGTCCCGTTCTTTAGCCTACCGACTCGACATGCTAACAGCTTAGCAAAAACATTGCAATTATCAGTTAGCTTAGCACACTTAGCTAATTCCCCTTTCGGTCAGAGGTTTTAAACCTACCCTCATTCGAACTTCATAAGTTGTGTAACGGTTTCTTCCGACTCCAACGATCTGAGGATCGTAGACATCTATTTCCAGAAAATTGCTCGGGGGGCCGTAAGCATCCGTCAGATCCTGGGGCTTAGAATTCAACCGGCGAGTGTCGGCTACTACCGGATCTGTCATTTTGTCGGGCTGCAATTTTTTAGATGGCCAGTAAAGTATGAGCGTAAAAACCAACTAAAAACACGTATAAGTCTTAAATCTCATCTGAAGGCCTCAATTGATGACTATAGCAGATCGGTAGGGTCGGGGAAGTAGCGCTCTTCTTGTTGGGGGCCAGCCAGCCGCCCTGCGCCCTACCCTTCTTCTGTGAGGAAAATGCGTAGACTTCAGTTCCGTGTTGTTCGGGGCTCTACACTCCCCCTAGCGGAGGGCGCAGAAACTACACTGACCTATCAGTTGATCAGTAAATTTTATCTTATACAGAAcggaaaacaaaatatttccctGGTGTGGGACAAAAAATTACAACCAACccttagcagaaaaaaaaatactgtaagtaTATAAGTAAACTATTTAACTATACTATAAGGATATCCATCCTGAAATAGAATAGATATATAAGGATATCCATCTTGAAAGTGAGGCACTGGCATTAGTGCCgagcgatatggaaaaaaaatttatatcaatatataaaatattttatgtcaaGATGCGATATATATCAAGATATatgacaataaagtatattttcagctacTCTCTGAAAATATGCCTGATGTTgtggcagcttttgtgaaaagttgcaacaaaagttgcaatgtttttaatataatattgttttaaaaagcccctaaaaatgttaattataaaATCAACTTTACGTTCTCATATTCCgactctttttattgtgacacatgCTCTAGGAAAATACTTCGCCATCACTATATACAATGTTGGTGTGCTTTCATTTACCTTGACTAgaactgtgaaacacaaaatgaacttttggtcctTACTGCTCataataacaaatatttgtgtgctgatttaaacatactttagatTAAAATTACGTTTTCCAGCGAAAattacaaagttaaaaaaaaaaacagaataatctcCAAATAAAATGGTATAACTGTTCACGTGCttcttgaagagaaaaaagacagagagaaaataaaagacagcacGACTCCCGGTAAGGAGTCAGAAGAGAAACGGTCACAAAGCTGCATCATCATCCAtaactgttgtcacggtagattggtaaagttgtggtgaaaataaaaagttgcagggTGTGTAACCAATCGCGTGAAGTCCTGGAGGTTCTGATAATGACATATTTGGCATAATGATTGATCAAATTAGCTTAGCAACGAAATAAACGATAGAGGAGAAATGggacgatagacacttttctatcgcccagcACTAACTGACATTGTAAACTTAGTTTTCCAagttagtctgaagaagtattttGTTAGTGTACTTCCTACACTATATGTGCATGTGATCTACTGACTTGctatacagtatatattttttttgtattcagtacTGCTCACATGCACATATGCATTAAGGCTAGGTAtcgataatttccagaaatgattccattcgattcacaagagtctGCATCCatttgattccatttttttttccgattctttcgATCTACTCAGTTCAATTAAATTTTCAGTTTACccaattataaacattttttaagaaacactTTAATAATCTATAATatgctttaaatatattaatattaatctgatacagttcatatACAACaacatttattagtgaaataatgagattattaataTCAGACAGTGttacatgttttttcaaaaGGGGAAGttctgacaaaaatgttctcattaacattgtaaacattgttctgcttctcctagggcgtttcagtttggccactaggtggtgatcacgctatagcattacaccttattccagaagaagaagaaagtttgagcaaaaaattgtgttttagaccacaaataactactttaaaaacatttcattgaaagagtttgaaaaattcatgactgtaaatttataaaaaatgttcatttagtcagttaATGTATAGGGGGCATGGAGAGCATGAGCCCAGCCCAGCCAAAGAACACTCCTCCTGCTGTGTGAGGAGGGGGCCTCAGCCCCCCACCTGAGAGTTCTTAGAATCCCCCAAACCCAAGCCATGAACTAAGACCCTCCAATCACTCTCCAGGGAACTGCCCACCCGCCCCACGAGACTTCCAATAGAGAGTGAGGCAGAGGCCAATCCCTCCCACCCAAGAGAAGAGGGGGTCCCTGGTGAGTGTACTAGACATGGACGGACTAGGTTTCCCCACAGTTGGGAGTTCTGAAGAGACTCGGAGGCAAGGACCAGAACCAACACCACAGGGGCACGGACACCCCTAGGCTCAGATGTGATGTAATCTCCAGTTCATGGCTGAGCCGGAGAACTCAGGGACCCCCTCTGCATGAAGAGAGGGCAGCCTCAAGCttacttattaaaataaacttgaagtGTACTATTGCTAAGGGGAGAGATACTTGAGGCAGGAaatgtgagggaaaaaaaacaatcgcTACAAGTAGCTAATAaaccttttaattaaaaatcaacatgaaacagaatcatgcaaataatcaacaaaaagaacatttaagtGGCTTATTTGTTTTAGTCCTGATTTTAGTagattcaaaagcaaaaaaaaatatttttagagtaaATATGTTCACTTCAACATAAAATACATCACACAATAATACaagatgaaataaatcaataaaatacattGGAAATTGTAAAGCGACTTTTGCATTCGGATACTTACATTCACTCTCTGTTTAAGGGTGACATGAGGATAACTGCCTACCAATTTAAACTTACATATCAGTGAAATATATCATATACTCATAATTCATATAGTAgactgcattaaaaaataaggaCATTTGCATACATTAATAAgacattttaccaaaaaataccaatgcaaacagaaatgtatcacatgtaaaatgtttatgtttaatcCTATAAGGAgagatttctttttatattgACGACTATGAAAAAAGAAGCCCCAAACAAGGAGAAAtagtaaaacaataaagataCCATTGCTTTAACACTTGTCTGTAAAACTGcaacaatagaaaacaaaagcttaaaaTCCCTGTTTTTCATCTTACGCATTTTACTTAACTTCCCTCCAAGCTTTACAATCCCACACTGCTCTTTTTTGATAGTTGTATTAAAATTGCCACATTTCACCTGAGGATATGTGACAACTTAAGACAcattaatataaaagaaaacttgaaaagcaaaagaatgaaaacaaacttgacactatttatttggatttttttcaggtaaAGAAAAAGATGGAGTTTACAATAGAAATACACTTCTGAGATagattccttttatttaaaaaaaaaaaaaatctgatcaacCAAAAAATATGCTATTAATTGTGTGTCTTTGAAGAGTTATTTATAAGAGTAAAAAAACTGGATTAATTGTAAAATGATTAAgggtattggcaagagtcttgcgatacgatatgtatcatgatacagtgtcacgatacatatcacgatatatctcAAGACTAaatcagaacaatttttcactattttttaaaactttaagctGTTACCCACCATGCAgccgtattttttttttacttatttttattcgAGCCCGCTATAAAGCATCACAATTTGCATGTTTATATgatattttcatcagagtggcacagagtttcagtTCTGGCGAgatcatgttgttgttgttttggtttggttagagctgctcaaagaggctcagtgaaTTAGCGGGttcaggtggaaaacaaaaataaaatactgaggaacgctcataaataaatataatcttgtcagcattttaaactgATCCAAGgtttgccaaatgaaatattgcgatatatcgccgAATTGATTTATCCCTACACCCCTAGAAATGATGCCGGACCTTCTACGAATTGAAATTACTAGAAAAATTCTTCTAAACATAAATCATCCACAAATCTTTTAATGACTgcaataaactatttttattgtgCTGGGTAGATCAATCTAAAATATCaatagtatcgatctcaagttggtatcagaTCAATACCGGCCCACAGATGTCTATATTTCTACTCTTGTTTGAAACGTTTCTGTATCTGTGAAAAGGACAAAGCTGAGTCGCTGCCTCACCACTTGGCATGCATTGTGCACCCTATTTCCACTCAATGCTGACTTGTTTCTGacttttaacctgtttttattgttctatttaaaggcaaagaagttataaattatttatatttctaccagatgctttttttttcatcgctaaacatttagatttattcttatatcatagttacttgtttcttttggtttgttgactgtcTTGCATTCACgtcttcactttttttatttcaagaagtttgcattttataaacttttttccatttatttgaaaatattgctcttattctatttttatgtttttcaagtaatcaaaaaatggaaatgtaaaaaagaaaacattcacattaattaaaataattgagattttgaggtttatgtcgcatttacgaaaaatattgatattgataTTGGCAATATTAACCGGAATCTtatcgatacccaaatgctcagtatcgcccagccctaatttttacCCACAATTGAGGCTTTTTGAGGGATCAATAAAACCAAACTTGACTGCTTTAAGTTTTAAGGTGGAACTTATGGTTTCTCTTCAGGTGAGATGTTGGAGGAGGACTGGGTGTCTGATGGATCCTTTGGTCCATCCGCAGCCGTGAAGCCGGAGCAGTCGGTTTGGTCGGTGCTGACAGAGAGGCTGACGCTGTCAATGCTGTCGCTGTCCGACTGGGAGACGTAGATGTACTCACGCACAGGGCAGGCCCGCTCGTTGTAGTTAGTCTTAAAGCCCTCTTTGAGACTTTTGGAGAACTGAAACCATTCCTTCAGAGAGAAACACAAATCACATCAGATAATCTGTACATTTGCTcatcaaccctttaacaccaaagctccAGGGTTTATATTCCTTGGTTTcagtatgttgaagattttatgtttaagtgtcacctcaggtgttaaagggttgtcCAACAAAACTTTCCCTTTTCAGGGGCTTTCTTACTAAAGTGAGAATTCTTTAGTTCTTTATATTTGGAGCTTAAAacctaaaacacttaaaagtctCAGAAAATTACCATCATTAACGTCACCTTTTACAACTGCGCCGACCCTCTGTCTGGTAAGAACTTAGCCATACAACTTTTGTGTGAAACCATCATGTTTCAGAGGAGTTACTAACCTCAATATCATGGGTGACCAGGGAAGGTTTAGGAACCACAGGGATGAGGATGATTCTGAGCCTGAGATGAAGGTAAACACATTAAACACTTTCAAGAATAACTTTTGCTTTTCAGCTTTTGAGCTGAATTCCATATTctattcttattttaaactaaagcaATGTTGTGATCCAAATAAATCTAAGAAAGTTTTGCAAttgaatagtaaaaaaaaaaaaaaacaaccgaAAACTGCATCTGTATAAGAGAGAGCTAGGATATAATAGCACAAATTATTCAAATGTCTtgtgcacgtgtcaaagtcaaggcccaggtcaggccctccgggtaattatatccggccctccagatcatttgattttattgttattaatgacccaatgctatcttgcacttatttctaacttgtataattttgacaaagcatatttttatggagaccaAGACAGAAAAGCCAAGTGGGAAGaaaatgggcagaaaatgtgggctcCAATTTGGTTTGTCTGCTGTTTCCGTGTGCTTGCCCACATTAGCTGAGGTGGGCACTCAGGGGAGTGGCTTGTTGGCATTCTAGAGAGCTCCACTGCAGCGAGTTAGCAACTTAGCTAATGATGCATAAGCT includes these proteins:
- the snx12 gene encoding sorting nexin-12 isoform X2; the protein is MTDPVVADTRRLNSKPQDLTDAYGPPSNFLEIDVYDPQIVGVGRNRYTTYEVRMRTNLPIFKLKDSCVRRRYSDFEWLKNELERDSKIVVPPLPGKALKRQLPFRGDEGLFEESFIEERRVGLEQFINRIAGHPLAQNERCLHMFLQEETIDRNYIPGKV